Proteins encoded within one genomic window of Triticum aestivum cultivar Chinese Spring chromosome 2D, IWGSC CS RefSeq v2.1, whole genome shotgun sequence:
- the LOC123052165 gene encoding glycine-rich cell wall structural protein 1.8 isoform X1: MSFASRMGIVLRRASGSSNSSLLQAVRCMSSSKLFVGGLSYATDDPTLRDAFSGYGDVLEARIIMDRESGRSKGFGFVTYASTEAAAAAISAMDGRDLHGRMIKVEYASDRAGGTRGGGYGTGNYGSGGYGGAGFGSGGGGYAGNGGCYGSGGYGSTGYGSGGDGYAGNGADYGSAGHGSGGGYGNAGYGGYSSAAGGGEYSSINNNAVAGGYGGIDGSYNNASNSGGSAGSYGGACEIYNNASNSGGSAGGYGGSGGSYNNASNSVGSAGSYGGGGGIYNNASNSGGNVGGYGGGGGSYNNASNSGGSAGGYGGGGGSYSNASNSGGSAGGYGGGGGSYNNASNSGGSAGGYGGGGGSYNNASNSGGSAGDYGGCGRSYNNAGNSGGSAGGYGGGGGSYNNCSNSGGSAGGYGGGGGSYNNASNSGGSAGGYGGGGGSYNNASNSGGGAGSYGGAGGYGAGNYNSGAGGNAVFGEKTGSFSSGYSAVAGGNNGSAGGNNFPNMYGAGNYNSGAGGNAVLGEKTGSFSSGHSAVAGGNNGSAGGNNSPNTYGAGNFNSGAGSNAVFGEKTDSFSRGNSVVAGGNNGGYSAGGYNSPNTFGAGNYNSGAGNNAVLGGSTGSFSSGHSAVAGGNNGGYSACGYNSPNTFGAGNYNSGAGDSAVLGGSTGSFSSGHSAVAGGNNGGNFAGNVSGNFPGSRNGSSYAGGFGGAETLGASKVQYNGQDDLLGADYFSESEDRHAGRSA, from the exons ATGTCTTTTGCTAGTAGGATGGGGATTGTGCTGAGGAGGGCCTCGGGGTCCTCGAATTCGTCGCTGCTCCAGGCAGTAAGGTGCATGTCTTCTTCCAAGCTTTTTGTTGGAG GACTATCATATGCCACAGATGACCCAACTCTGAGGGATGCCTTTTCTGGCTATGGAGACGTCCTTGAAG CTAGAATCATCATGGACAGGGAGTCTGGCAGGTCAAAGGGCTTTGGATTTGTTACTTATGCATCTACAGAAGCTGCCGCGGCTGCCATTAGTGCCATGGATGGCAGG GACCTTCACGGACGAATGATAAAGGTAGAATACGCCAGTGACCGTGCTGGTGGGACACGTGGAGGTGGATACGGCACTGGTAATTACGGAAGTGGCGGATATGGCGGCGCGGGATTTGGAAGCGGCGGCGGTGGATATGCTGGCAATGGTGGTTGTTACGGAAGTGGCGGATATGGCAGCACGGGATAtggaagtggtggtgatggataTGCGGGCAATGGTGCTGATTATGGAAGTGCAGGGCATGGCAGTGGTGGTGGATATGGTAATGCGGGATATGGTGGTTACAGTAGTGCTGCAGGTGGCGGCGAGTATTCTAGCATCAACAACAATGCTGTTGCTGGTGGCTATGGCGGCATTGACGGAAGCTACAATAATGCCAGCAACTCGGGCGGAAGTGCTGGTAGCTATGGCGGTGCTTGCGAAATCTACAATAATGCCAGCAACTCTGGTGGAAGTGCTGGTGGCTATGGCGGCAGTGGCGGAAGCTACAATAATGCCAGCAACTCGGTCGGTAGTGCTGGTAGctatggcggcggtggcggaatcTACAATAATGCCAGCAACTCAGGTGGAAATGTTggtggctacggcggcggtggcggaagcTACAATAATGCCAGCAACTCGGGTGGAAGTGCTggtggctacggcggcggtggcggaagcTACAGTAATGCCAGCAACTCGGGTGGAAGTGCTggtggctacggcggcggtggcggaagcTACAATAATGCCAGCAACTCGGGTGGAAGTGCTggtggctacggcggcggtggcggaagcTACAATAATGCCAGCAACTCGGGTGGAAGTGCTGGTGACTACGGCGGCTGTGGCAGAAGCTACAATAATGCCGGCAACTCAGGTGGAAGTGCTggtggctacggcggcggtggcggaagcTACAATAATTGCAGCAACTCGGGTGGAAGTGCTggtggctacggcggcggtggcggaagcTACAATAATGCCAGCAACTCGGGTGGAAGTGCTggtggctacggcggcggtggcggaagcTACAATAATGCCAGCAATTCGGGTGGAGGTGCTGGTAGCTACGGCGGCGCTGGTGGCTATGGCGCGGGCAACTACAACAGCGGAGCTGGCGGCAATGCAGTCTTCGGCGAAAAGACCGGCAGTTTCAGTAGTGGGTATTCTGCTGTTGCTGGTGGCAACAACGGCAGCGCTGGTGGGAACAATTTCCCCAACATGTATGGTGCCGGCAACTACAACAGCGGAGCTGGCGGCAATGCAGTCCTCGGTGAAAAGACTGGCAGTTTCAGCAGTGGGCATTCTGCTGTTGCTGGTGGCAACAACGGCAGTGCTGGTGGGAACAATTCCCCCAACACCTATGGTGCCGGCAACTTCAACAGCGGAGCTGGCAGCAATGCAGTCTTCGGCGAGAAGACCGACAGTTTCAGCAGAGGGAATTCTgttgttgctggtggcaacaacGGCGGCTACAGTGCTGGTGGATACAATTCCCCCAACACCTTTGGTGCAGGAAACTACAACAGCGGAGCTGGCAACAATGCAGTCTTGGGCGGAAGCACTGGCAGTTTCAGCAGCGGGCATTCTGCGGTTGCTGGTGGCAACAACGGCGGCTACAGTGCTTGTGGGTACAATTCCCCCAACACCTTTGGTGCCGGAAACTACAACAGCGGAGCTGGCGACAGTGCAGTCTTGGGTGGAAGCACTGGCAGTTTCAGCAGCGGGCATTCTGCGGTTGCTGGTGGCAACAACGGCGGCAACTTTGCTGGAAATGTGAGCGGCAACTTTCCTGGCAGCCGCAATGGCAGCAGCTATGCCGGAGGATTCGGCGGCGCCGAGACCCTTGGAGCTAGCAAGGTGCAGTACAACGGCCAAGACGACCTGCTGGGTGCTGACTACTTCTCCGAGTCGGAGGACCGTCATGCGGGCAGGTCAGCGTAA
- the LOC123052165 gene encoding glycine-rich cell wall structural protein 1.8 isoform X3 yields MPFLAMETSLKDLHGRMIKVEYASDRAGGTRGGGYGTGNYGSGGYGGAGFGSGGGGYAGNGGCYGSGGYGSTGYGSGGDGYAGNGADYGSAGHGSGGGYGNAGYGGYSSAAGGGEYSSINNNAVAGGYGGIDGSYNNASNSGGSAGSYGGACEIYNNASNSGGSAGGYGGSGGSYNNASNSVGSAGSYGGGGGIYNNASNSGGNVGGYGGGGGSYNNASNSGGSAGGYGGGGGSYSNASNSGGSAGGYGGGGGSYNNASNSGGSAGGYGGGGGSYNNASNSGGSAGDYGGCGRSYNNAGNSGGSAGGYGGGGGSYNNCSNSGGSAGGYGGGGGSYNNASNSGGSAGGYGGGGGSYNNASNSGGGAGSYGGAGGYGAGNYNSGAGGNAVFGEKTGSFSSGYSAVAGGNNGSAGGNNFPNMYGAGNYNSGAGGNAVLGEKTGSFSSGHSAVAGGNNGSAGGNNSPNTYGAGNFNSGAGSNAVFGEKTDSFSRGNSVVAGGNNGGYSAGGYNSPNTFGAGNYNSGAGNNAVLGGSTGSFSSGHSAVAGGNNGGYSACGYNSPNTFGAGNYNSGAGDSAVLGGSTGSFSSGHSAVAGGNNGGNFAGNVSGNFPGSRNGSSYAGGFGGAETLGASKVQYNGQDDLLGADYFSESEDRHAGRSA; encoded by the exons ATGCCTTTTCTGGCTATGGAGACGTCCTTGAAG GACCTTCACGGACGAATGATAAAGGTAGAATACGCCAGTGACCGTGCTGGTGGGACACGTGGAGGTGGATACGGCACTGGTAATTACGGAAGTGGCGGATATGGCGGCGCGGGATTTGGAAGCGGCGGCGGTGGATATGCTGGCAATGGTGGTTGTTACGGAAGTGGCGGATATGGCAGCACGGGATAtggaagtggtggtgatggataTGCGGGCAATGGTGCTGATTATGGAAGTGCAGGGCATGGCAGTGGTGGTGGATATGGTAATGCGGGATATGGTGGTTACAGTAGTGCTGCAGGTGGCGGCGAGTATTCTAGCATCAACAACAATGCTGTTGCTGGTGGCTATGGCGGCATTGACGGAAGCTACAATAATGCCAGCAACTCGGGCGGAAGTGCTGGTAGCTATGGCGGTGCTTGCGAAATCTACAATAATGCCAGCAACTCTGGTGGAAGTGCTGGTGGCTATGGCGGCAGTGGCGGAAGCTACAATAATGCCAGCAACTCGGTCGGTAGTGCTGGTAGctatggcggcggtggcggaatcTACAATAATGCCAGCAACTCAGGTGGAAATGTTggtggctacggcggcggtggcggaagcTACAATAATGCCAGCAACTCGGGTGGAAGTGCTggtggctacggcggcggtggcggaagcTACAGTAATGCCAGCAACTCGGGTGGAAGTGCTggtggctacggcggcggtggcggaagcTACAATAATGCCAGCAACTCGGGTGGAAGTGCTggtggctacggcggcggtggcggaagcTACAATAATGCCAGCAACTCGGGTGGAAGTGCTGGTGACTACGGCGGCTGTGGCAGAAGCTACAATAATGCCGGCAACTCAGGTGGAAGTGCTggtggctacggcggcggtggcggaagcTACAATAATTGCAGCAACTCGGGTGGAAGTGCTggtggctacggcggcggtggcggaagcTACAATAATGCCAGCAACTCGGGTGGAAGTGCTggtggctacggcggcggtggcggaagcTACAATAATGCCAGCAATTCGGGTGGAGGTGCTGGTAGCTACGGCGGCGCTGGTGGCTATGGCGCGGGCAACTACAACAGCGGAGCTGGCGGCAATGCAGTCTTCGGCGAAAAGACCGGCAGTTTCAGTAGTGGGTATTCTGCTGTTGCTGGTGGCAACAACGGCAGCGCTGGTGGGAACAATTTCCCCAACATGTATGGTGCCGGCAACTACAACAGCGGAGCTGGCGGCAATGCAGTCCTCGGTGAAAAGACTGGCAGTTTCAGCAGTGGGCATTCTGCTGTTGCTGGTGGCAACAACGGCAGTGCTGGTGGGAACAATTCCCCCAACACCTATGGTGCCGGCAACTTCAACAGCGGAGCTGGCAGCAATGCAGTCTTCGGCGAGAAGACCGACAGTTTCAGCAGAGGGAATTCTgttgttgctggtggcaacaacGGCGGCTACAGTGCTGGTGGATACAATTCCCCCAACACCTTTGGTGCAGGAAACTACAACAGCGGAGCTGGCAACAATGCAGTCTTGGGCGGAAGCACTGGCAGTTTCAGCAGCGGGCATTCTGCGGTTGCTGGTGGCAACAACGGCGGCTACAGTGCTTGTGGGTACAATTCCCCCAACACCTTTGGTGCCGGAAACTACAACAGCGGAGCTGGCGACAGTGCAGTCTTGGGTGGAAGCACTGGCAGTTTCAGCAGCGGGCATTCTGCGGTTGCTGGTGGCAACAACGGCGGCAACTTTGCTGGAAATGTGAGCGGCAACTTTCCTGGCAGCCGCAATGGCAGCAGCTATGCCGGAGGATTCGGCGGCGCCGAGACCCTTGGAGCTAGCAAGGTGCAGTACAACGGCCAAGACGACCTGCTGGGTGCTGACTACTTCTCCGAGTCGGAGGACCGTCATGCGGGCAGGTCAGCGTAA
- the LOC123052165 gene encoding glycine-rich cell wall structural protein 1.8 isoform X2 has protein sequence MDRESGRSKGFGFVTYASTEAAAAAISAMDGRDLHGRMIKVEYASDRAGGTRGGGYGTGNYGSGGYGGAGFGSGGGGYAGNGGCYGSGGYGSTGYGSGGDGYAGNGADYGSAGHGSGGGYGNAGYGGYSSAAGGGEYSSINNNAVAGGYGGIDGSYNNASNSGGSAGSYGGACEIYNNASNSGGSAGGYGGSGGSYNNASNSVGSAGSYGGGGGIYNNASNSGGNVGGYGGGGGSYNNASNSGGSAGGYGGGGGSYSNASNSGGSAGGYGGGGGSYNNASNSGGSAGGYGGGGGSYNNASNSGGSAGDYGGCGRSYNNAGNSGGSAGGYGGGGGSYNNCSNSGGSAGGYGGGGGSYNNASNSGGSAGGYGGGGGSYNNASNSGGGAGSYGGAGGYGAGNYNSGAGGNAVFGEKTGSFSSGYSAVAGGNNGSAGGNNFPNMYGAGNYNSGAGGNAVLGEKTGSFSSGHSAVAGGNNGSAGGNNSPNTYGAGNFNSGAGSNAVFGEKTDSFSRGNSVVAGGNNGGYSAGGYNSPNTFGAGNYNSGAGNNAVLGGSTGSFSSGHSAVAGGNNGGYSACGYNSPNTFGAGNYNSGAGDSAVLGGSTGSFSSGHSAVAGGNNGGNFAGNVSGNFPGSRNGSSYAGGFGGAETLGASKVQYNGQDDLLGADYFSESEDRHAGRSA, from the exons ATGGACAGGGAGTCTGGCAGGTCAAAGGGCTTTGGATTTGTTACTTATGCATCTACAGAAGCTGCCGCGGCTGCCATTAGTGCCATGGATGGCAGG GACCTTCACGGACGAATGATAAAGGTAGAATACGCCAGTGACCGTGCTGGTGGGACACGTGGAGGTGGATACGGCACTGGTAATTACGGAAGTGGCGGATATGGCGGCGCGGGATTTGGAAGCGGCGGCGGTGGATATGCTGGCAATGGTGGTTGTTACGGAAGTGGCGGATATGGCAGCACGGGATAtggaagtggtggtgatggataTGCGGGCAATGGTGCTGATTATGGAAGTGCAGGGCATGGCAGTGGTGGTGGATATGGTAATGCGGGATATGGTGGTTACAGTAGTGCTGCAGGTGGCGGCGAGTATTCTAGCATCAACAACAATGCTGTTGCTGGTGGCTATGGCGGCATTGACGGAAGCTACAATAATGCCAGCAACTCGGGCGGAAGTGCTGGTAGCTATGGCGGTGCTTGCGAAATCTACAATAATGCCAGCAACTCTGGTGGAAGTGCTGGTGGCTATGGCGGCAGTGGCGGAAGCTACAATAATGCCAGCAACTCGGTCGGTAGTGCTGGTAGctatggcggcggtggcggaatcTACAATAATGCCAGCAACTCAGGTGGAAATGTTggtggctacggcggcggtggcggaagcTACAATAATGCCAGCAACTCGGGTGGAAGTGCTggtggctacggcggcggtggcggaagcTACAGTAATGCCAGCAACTCGGGTGGAAGTGCTggtggctacggcggcggtggcggaagcTACAATAATGCCAGCAACTCGGGTGGAAGTGCTggtggctacggcggcggtggcggaagcTACAATAATGCCAGCAACTCGGGTGGAAGTGCTGGTGACTACGGCGGCTGTGGCAGAAGCTACAATAATGCCGGCAACTCAGGTGGAAGTGCTggtggctacggcggcggtggcggaagcTACAATAATTGCAGCAACTCGGGTGGAAGTGCTggtggctacggcggcggtggcggaagcTACAATAATGCCAGCAACTCGGGTGGAAGTGCTggtggctacggcggcggtggcggaagcTACAATAATGCCAGCAATTCGGGTGGAGGTGCTGGTAGCTACGGCGGCGCTGGTGGCTATGGCGCGGGCAACTACAACAGCGGAGCTGGCGGCAATGCAGTCTTCGGCGAAAAGACCGGCAGTTTCAGTAGTGGGTATTCTGCTGTTGCTGGTGGCAACAACGGCAGCGCTGGTGGGAACAATTTCCCCAACATGTATGGTGCCGGCAACTACAACAGCGGAGCTGGCGGCAATGCAGTCCTCGGTGAAAAGACTGGCAGTTTCAGCAGTGGGCATTCTGCTGTTGCTGGTGGCAACAACGGCAGTGCTGGTGGGAACAATTCCCCCAACACCTATGGTGCCGGCAACTTCAACAGCGGAGCTGGCAGCAATGCAGTCTTCGGCGAGAAGACCGACAGTTTCAGCAGAGGGAATTCTgttgttgctggtggcaacaacGGCGGCTACAGTGCTGGTGGATACAATTCCCCCAACACCTTTGGTGCAGGAAACTACAACAGCGGAGCTGGCAACAATGCAGTCTTGGGCGGAAGCACTGGCAGTTTCAGCAGCGGGCATTCTGCGGTTGCTGGTGGCAACAACGGCGGCTACAGTGCTTGTGGGTACAATTCCCCCAACACCTTTGGTGCCGGAAACTACAACAGCGGAGCTGGCGACAGTGCAGTCTTGGGTGGAAGCACTGGCAGTTTCAGCAGCGGGCATTCTGCGGTTGCTGGTGGCAACAACGGCGGCAACTTTGCTGGAAATGTGAGCGGCAACTTTCCTGGCAGCCGCAATGGCAGCAGCTATGCCGGAGGATTCGGCGGCGCCGAGACCCTTGGAGCTAGCAAGGTGCAGTACAACGGCCAAGACGACCTGCTGGGTGCTGACTACTTCTCCGAGTCGGAGGACCGTCATGCGGGCAGGTCAGCGTAA
- the LOC123049030 gene encoding fasciclin-like arabinogalactan protein 2 — protein sequence MAPLAGAAVASCMILLLLLVPCAQGQGQPPEAPEEAWAERQPPEASEDALTLLLSEGGCGAFAGLVAAMAGVGDAFREQIGSDLGLTILCPDDEAVWPFIPRFHSLTVDEQVAVLLYHGLTMAYSEELLSQVHWEWEVLTFDGEQTLTIRHYRGRAILSPWPPSSRNEARITKTVVDDDHLAVYLIDAVLIPTELKSVSLFWAVVVPFLLVAVGIALFLLFHALVYLCSLVCQLTRWCKARAAAYASAARVTPHGQGQQQEH from the exons ATggcgccgctcgccggagccgccgtcgcctCCTGCATGATCCTGCTCCTCCTGCTCGTCCCCTGCGCCCAGGGCCAGGGGCAACCACCCGAGGCGCCGGAGGAGGCTTGGGCCGAGAGGCAACCACCCGAGGCGTCGGAGGACGCTTTGACGCTGCTCTTGTCCGAGGGCGGGTGCGGCGCCTTCGCCGGCCTCGTCGCCGCGATGGCCGGCGTGGGTGACGCGTTCCGCGAGCAGATCGGCAGTGACCTGGGGCTCACCATCCTCTGCCCTGACGACGAGGCTGTGTGGCCGTTCATCCCGAGGTTCCATAGCCTCACCGTCGACGAGCAGGTCGCGGTTCTCCTGTACCACGGCCTGACGATGGCTTACTCCGAGGAGCTGCTCAGCCAGGTCCACTGGGAGTGGGAGGTGTTGACGTTTGATGGGGAGCAGACACTCACCATCCGTCACTACAGAGGCAGGGCGATACTTTCTCCGTGGCCGCCGTCGTCACGGAACGAGGCCAGGATCACCAAGACGGTCGTCGACGACGACCATCTCGCCGTCTACCTCATCGACGCCGTGCTGATTCCGACAGAGCTGAAGTCTGTGTCCCTGTTCTGGGCCGTAGTGGTACCTTTCCTACTTGTTGCCGTTGGAATCGCCTT ATTCTTGCTGTTTCATGCACTTGTATATCTTTGTTCTCTTGTGTGTCAGCTGACAAGATGGTGTAAGGCTCGCGCTGCTGCCTACGCTTCGGCCGCCCGTGTCACTCCACATGGGCAAGGGCAACAACAAGAACATTAG